The segment AACAACAAAAACCTAAATGTTTCGGTGACTTTTGGATTCAATTTCTAAAGAGATTCCAGATAAGAAATAATCTCTTTCATGTTTGAATCTGACGTAAAGGCTGCTTGTTGGTAAAATTTCAACCTTCTTTCATAAAGAGAAGTCATATCTGCCGTGACGTCACTCTTTGCCATCTTCTTGACCAAGGGACGGGTTTCTCTGTCTTTTGTGACACGCTCAATGATGGTCTTCAATGGAGTATCTAAAAATATCGTACAACCTGACTGGTTCATAAAGTCCATGTTGCCATTGAAGCATGGAGCGCCCCCTCCTGTAGCAATGAGTGCAGGCTCATTGAGCTGGGTAATCATACTCAAAGCATAGGTCTCAAACATGCGGAACTGATCCTCTCCAGCGTCCTCAAAGATGTCAGGGATAGACATACCTGACATTTTTTCGATTTGTTCGTCCAAATCAAAAAACTGTCGGCCAAGCTGGTCAGCGAGCAGTTTGCCGAAGGTGCTTTTGCCTGATCCAGGCATACCTACTAAAAATATTTTCTTAGGGTAAGTCAACTATTAGCCAATTAATACTTCCTTGTATTGCATTTTGTGAAGCTGCGCATAATAACTGTCTTTCGCAAGTAATTCGTCGTGAGTTCCACTCTCTTTTATCTCTCCATGATCCAAAACGAGTATTTTGTCAGCATGTTGAATGGTTGAAAGCCTATGTGCTATCACGATAGAAGTACGTCCTTTCATGATTTTGTTGATCGCGCTCTGGATCAATTCCTCTGTCTCGGTATCGACACTGGATGTCGCTTCGTCCAGTACGATGATTTTGGGATCGTAGACCATGGCTCTGACAAATGAAATCAGTTGTCGCTGTCCCACAGACAAAGTGGCTCCTCTCTCCATCACGTTGTATTCAAACCCACCGGGCAATTTGTCGATAAACTCCCGTGCGCCTACTAGCTCAGCAGCGGCGATGATTTTTTCTAATGGTATCTCATCATTGCCCAAAGAAATATTCCTTTGGATCGTGTCAGAAAACAAGAATACATCTTGCAACACTACACCAATATGCTGTCTCAAAGTATTCAATTCAAATTCTTGGATGTCGACCCCGTCTATGGTGATCTGACCTTTGTTGATGTCATAAAAGCGACTCAGTAGATTGATCACGGAGGATTTGCCAGCACCAGTTGCACCCACCAAGGCAATGGTTTGTCCAGATTTCACTTCAAAGCTGATGTCTTTCAGTACATAATTTTCATCATTGTAAGCAAACCAGACGTGGTTGAATGACACATCTCCGTTGAACGCTGCTGGAACGTACGTTCCCTCATTAGCGATATGTTCTTTGCTATCCAGCAATTTCATGATTCTGTTGGAGCTTACGATCCCCATTTGTAGTGTGTTGAACTTATCAGCTATCATTCGGATCGGTCTAAAGAACATCATGATATACATGATGAAAGCAATCAGTTCTCCTGGTTGAAAAGTACGGTCAATCATGTGAAAGGCTCCATACCATACCACGAGCCCTATTCCAATTGCTTGGATGACCTCAGCCACAGGGAAATAAACAGAATAATATAGCACAGACTTGATATTGGCATGTCTGTGTTCGCGATTGATGTCTTTGAATTTGCGCAATTCTTCCTCTTCACTGTTGAAAATCTGGACAATGTTCATCCCTGTGATGTGTTCTTGCACAAATGAATTGAGATTGGCAACTGCTGCTCTCACATGGTTAAATGAAACTTTGATTTTTTCCTTAAACACATAGGTTGCAATGATGAGGATAGGCAAGGTCGATAAGCTCACCAGCGTCAACCTCCAGTTGGTATAGAACATAAAGATCAAAATGA is part of the Reichenbachiella agarivorans genome and harbors:
- a CDS encoding shikimate kinase, which encodes MTYPKKIFLVGMPGSGKSTFGKLLADQLGRQFFDLDEQIEKMSGMSIPDIFEDAGEDQFRMFETYALSMITQLNEPALIATGGGAPCFNGNMDFMNQSGCTIFLDTPLKTIIERVTKDRETRPLVKKMAKSDVTADMTSLYERRLKFYQQAAFTSDSNMKEIISYLESL
- a CDS encoding ABC transporter ATP-binding protein, whose amino-acid sequence is MLKRLFVFVKPYMLQFNLLIFLTLLLAVLVPIRPYLIQYTIDQDVASGDFDGLVKMIWILIGLLVIQAFVQYYHTYLSSWVGQHIIRDIRTTLYAHIQRLKLKFFDNTPIGRLVTRNVSDIETLADVFSQGIAMMVGDLLQLIVILIFMFYTNWRLTLVSLSTLPILIIATYVFKEKIKVSFNHVRAAVANLNSFVQEHITGMNIVQIFNSEEEELRKFKDINREHRHANIKSVLYYSVYFPVAEVIQAIGIGLVVWYGAFHMIDRTFQPGELIAFIMYIMMFFRPIRMIADKFNTLQMGIVSSNRIMKLLDSKEHIANEGTYVPAAFNGDVSFNHVWFAYNDENYVLKDISFEVKSGQTIALVGATGAGKSSVINLLSRFYDINKGQITIDGVDIQEFELNTLRQHIGVVLQDVFLFSDTIQRNISLGNDEIPLEKIIAAAELVGAREFIDKLPGGFEYNVMERGATLSVGQRQLISFVRAMVYDPKIIVLDEATSSVDTETEELIQSAINKIMKGRTSIVIAHRLSTIQHADKILVLDHGEIKESGTHDELLAKDSYYAQLHKMQYKEVLIG